In one window of Mytilus galloprovincialis chromosome 6, xbMytGall1.hap1.1, whole genome shotgun sequence DNA:
- the LOC143079027 gene encoding putative oxidoreductase SSP0419, producing MASGSSLVGKVAIVTGASSGIGKATGIALAKAGVKVALAARRKDKLEEVAKQISENGGVSICVETDVTKRDQIKALVHETITKLGPVDILVNNAGLWYYSLMQNQMEDLWEEQIDVNIKGLTNCAAAVLDGMIKQRSGHIVNMSSDSGKKGYPGLAVYTGTKFYVEGFSQTLRQEVCKFGIRVTCIQPGDVSVEDRDKTHPDPQSKDLDTAYQAGKLLDPTDIANAVLYAVSQPENVAINEVLVQNREFPL from the exons ATGGCTTCAG GTAGCAGTTTAGTAGGTAAGGTGGCCATAGTAACAGGTGCATCAAGTGGAATAGGAAAGGCCACAGGGATAGCTCTAGCGAAAGCAGGAGTTAAAGTGGCTTTAGCAGCCAGAAGAAAAGACAAACTAGAAGAAGTAGCGAAACAAATATCTGAAAATGGAGGAGTATCTATTTGTGTAGAAACGGATGTTACCAAAAGGGATCAG ATTAAGGCGTTAGTTCATGAAACAATAACAAAATTAGGTCCAGTAGATATTTTGGTAAATAATGCTGGGTTGTGGTATTATAGTCTAATGCAGAACCAAATGGAAGATCTCTGGGAAGAACAGATTGATGTAAACATCAAA GGTTTAACCAATTGTGCTGCGGCTGTCCTTGATGGAATGATAAAACAACGTTCCGGTCATATAGTCAATATGTCATCTGATTCTGGTAAAAAG GGATACCCGGGTCTAGCAGTTTACACAGGAACTAAGTTTTATGTGGAAGGATTTTCCCAGACGTTACGACAGGAAGTGTGTAAATTCGGAATAAGAGTCACGTGTATCCAGCCGGGAGATGTTTCTGTCGAAGACAGAGACAAGACACATCCCGATCCACAG TCGAAAGACTTAGACACCGCATACCAAGCCGGAAAACTTCTGGATCCAACAGACATAGCCAATGCTGTATTGTATGCTGTTTCACAGCCGGAAAATGTTGCAATAAATGAAGTTCTTGTACAAAACAGAGAATTCCCTTTATAG